A DNA window from Bubalus bubalis isolate 160015118507 breed Murrah chromosome 20, NDDB_SH_1, whole genome shotgun sequence contains the following coding sequences:
- the LOC102408218 gene encoding myeloid-associated differentiation marker-like, with protein sequence MCSSSSLLSAILLGYFLRLLQLLSTCLAFSLVASVGTWMGAVSNWSVFIRCFCFLVTLIILIIEFCGLQSRFPFSWYNFLITYACYAALLCISASIVYPITYIWFFPHGRSQDHAIAATAFSCIASVAYASEVAWARTWVWLGVITGYMVTVPGLLKGLETFVACIIFAFIIDSHLYVHQPALVWCVAVYSICFLLAAAALLLNWCDCNNRLPIAFPTFLLGLTLLSVLLYTSALVLWPLYQFDEQFGGQPERSSCNDGLIYSVCTWDQQLAVAVLTAINLLIYVVDLVFLAHMVFSRTEDQLRGSKFPLLYKS encoded by the coding sequence ATGTGCTCATCCTCAAGCCTGCTTTCTGCAATCCTCCTGGGCTACTTCCTCCGCCTGTTGCAGCTGCTCTCCACCTGCCTGGCCTTCTCCCTTGTGGCCAGCGTGGGCACTTGGATGGGGGCCGTGAGTAACTGGTCTGTATTCATCCGGTGCTTCTGCTTTCTCGTGACCCTCATCATCCTCATAATCGAGTTCTGTGGGCTCCAGTCCCGCTTCCCCTTCTCCTGGTACAACTTTCTCATCACCTATGCCTGTTATGCTGCCCTTCTCTGCATCTCGGCCTCCATCGTTTACCCCATCACTTACATCTGGTTCTTCCCCCATGGCCGCTCCCAGGATCATGCCATCGCCGCCACTGCATTCTCCTGCATTGCTTCTGTGGCTTATGCCAGCGAAGTGGCCTGGGCTCGTACCTGGGTCTGGCTCGGCGTGATCACCGGCTACATGGTCACTGTGCCAGGACTGCTCAAGGGGCTGGAGACTTTTGTGGCTTGTATCATCTTCGCCTTTATCATTGACAGCCACCTGTACGTGCACCAGCCAGCCCTGGTGTGGTGCGTGGCCGTGTACTCCATCTGCTTCCTCCTGGCAGCCGCGGCCCTTCTACTGAACTGGTGTGACTGCAACAACAGGCTGCCCATTGCCTTTCCCACTTTTCTTTTGGGGCTGACCCTGCTCTCCGTCCTCCTCTACACCAGTGCTCTGGTCCTCTGGCCTCTCTACCAGTTTGACGAGCAGTTTGGTGGCCAGCCCGAGCGGTCGAGCTGCAATGATGGGCTCATCTACTCTGTTTGTACCTGGGACCAACAACTAGCTGTGGCTGTCCTGACAGCCATCAACCTGCTGATTTATGTGGTCGACTTGGTGTTCTTGGCCCACATGGTTTTTTCAAGGACCGAAGATCAGCTCAGGGGCTCCAAGTTCCCTCTTCTTTACAAGTCATGA
- the LOC112580839 gene encoding myeloid-associated differentiation marker-like — protein MGYFLRTLQLLSTCMAISLVGSLDSWTVPTSTWSFVILCFCFVVTFIILIIESLALHYCFPFSWGDFLLCHACYLALFCLLVSIIYPTTYVQFLFYTPSWDHAIAATAFCFISTVSYATEAIWILGWPRTGDFTGYTGSLPFLLKMLETLVACVILPFISNPYLYMDHPLLVSCVAVYSICFILGIVTILLNLANCENWWPISSSMFHLVLSLLSVLLYIGALVLWPLYQFDEKFGGQPERSRDVSCQHRLTNYVCVWDQRLAVAILTAINLLIYVADLVYWAHHVSVGTEDQPGDS, from the coding sequence ATGGGCTACTTCCTCCGAACACTGCAGCTGCTCTCCACCTGCATGGCCATCTCACTAGTGGGCAGCCTGGACAGCTGGACGGTGCCCACAAGTACCTGGTCCTTTGTTATCTTGTGCTTCTGCTTCGTGGTGACCTTCATCATTCTCATAATTGAATCACTGGCGCTTCATTactgcttccccttctcctgggggGACTTTCTGCTCTGCCATGCCTGCTACCTCGCCCTCTTCTGCCTCTTGGTCTCCATCATTTACCCCACCACCTATGTCCAGTTTTTGTTTTACACCCCCTCCTGGGACCACGCCATCGCTGCTACTGCGTTCTGCTTCATTTCTACTGTGTCTTATGCCACCGAAGCAATCTGGATCTTGGGCTGGCCCCGGACAGGTGATTTCACTGGCTATACAGGCAGCTTGCCATTCCTCCTCAAGATGCTAGAGACACTGGTGGCCTGTGTCATCTTACCCTTCATCAGCAATCCCTACCTGTACATGGACCATCCATTGCTGGTGTCTTGCGTGGCCGTGTACTCCATCTGCTTCATCCTGGGGATCGTGACCATCCTGTTGAACCTGGCTAACTGTGAGAACTGGTGgcccatctcctcctccatgTTCCATCTGGTGTTAAGCCTGCTGTCTGTCCTTCTCTACATTGGTGCTCTGGTCCTCTGGCCGCTCTACCAATTTGATGAAAAGTTTGGCGGGCAGCCCGAGAGGTCCAGGGATGTGAGCTGTCAACATAGACTTACCAACTATGTATGCGTCTGGGACCAGCGACTGGCCGTGGCCATCCTGACAGCCATCAACCTGCTGATTTACGTGGCCGACCTGGTGTACTGGGCCCACCATGTTTCTGTAGGGACTGAGGACCAGCCCGGGGACTCCTGA